In Capsicum annuum cultivar UCD-10X-F1 chromosome 7, UCD10Xv1.1, whole genome shotgun sequence, one genomic interval encodes:
- the LOC107878065 gene encoding uncharacterized protein LOC107878065 isoform X1 encodes MSAPTTAASSSGGTSEDRQQIHNNNNAAENSDGGNTIAMQRKRARRVSFAEMTSVHFFDRDEEYETPPNLSGKAENNSEEVNLGFDQLVDDSKESEDREDGEDENYEEQDEDDEMALPRSFLRPAESPSPGSNFGSATSNDEDNFFGPVSPNFIRPGRLSDSAASDENHDITMDSTAFSMQFRRFVRSDSGIDLKTPTEVSFEVKTPTQTSQRSSMELTMADKPISHSSIPVANFSGISDSSDMSLIGENSRRYDYGRLSPDLEALLAEGQERSLTVSISGDISVSKSPTSKKMGVGSTMTDLSGNGEQEANAVVSLNMQPGPLCQKIDAADGYKFLSRVVDGDSSLRSTVPALDNYDDRVNQSPKQLSDDFCEKNKSVKDASVLENSETLCSNNGELGEFCGFPCGGESPLVDLVSSSPATQRLIVMGSPPPVKHNSTAVSFLEDPISFLSNEKRRPGTNSASLQKSISKLERLKASALSSSCGDKIPNMGVRALEFPKTSPSESILKKKNIDTGVKCMDASMTCTEEQTSGTSMKEEQRKTFTPDGSRSKALSISEDVIRCEQSFGPEKQGKSLNQLDAGILPMDQLLKPADPLSSSRFSWSGQTNDMVMPNELRQKISLISRTDSPLVDYVAREEVIAIAQKLFFSPEKSLQSKWAGHQSSPFKESKLHDEHPKSFDPEKNVSPISQSTDGPSATATPGNWYCSSTLTEEQSGSPVVKGSKELKQPDRTHSIEAKLLDQSNELGSSEDSRISRDGSCHLSLALLDGNIQCETGLPILEIDPQEQNKSSFACAASSSIQNVESLVVEKAPVKMSSRSPTAKGLHSLSQSNFIGEVRQSPTSNQSIVRSRSSSAHKRSSEELTFGDMEHTNEIIMSHRSPKLQRGVGNYPGTSGNHDESGKEMRRAHDENRQWKDINSKFMDNTDEWISLPKERLSMPAIEVVEDLVTRMQKAKTYDILQSQILTQKTSVSNFLEKRAVEAIMLLCQLVHEKAKFHLRHVKREKLLEKCRLLDSGIQKSQMSKINHSLHNSVTVSRGTQGNAISSESSSACEKVLQEVPQNKVVTIKEALEISERKVATLTRSLHSSMKLKGEPNCADTIIAVKEHLMRRSCCRFLRQDMQMCVIQNVRKGNGHYNIILNYLGLLVQSLKVTVGPAPSIIISNNLNDLLITKIFPNINSCAALRFVLKAEFSKKLGARTPAQEMQVTRSLFGNSLDVVAEVQKAQTKFRTLADITFSIPTVEKLELQLHFMNFTTGKKVKLTLDVSCLNRGVYPSEVVPSQFAALAVPAKHSDDPLLDEIRNAVKSLRDGYMRIIRLCDCISQVVQASGG; translated from the exons ATGTCAGCGCCGACGACTGCCGCCTCCTCCTCCGGCGGCACTAGCGAGGATCGCCAgcaaatccacaacaacaacaacgctGCAGAGAACTCCGACGGCGGTAACACCATAGCAATGCAAAGGAAACGAGCACGAAGAGTGAGCTTTGCTGAAATGACTTCCGTACACTTCTTCGACCGCGATGAAGAGTACGAAACTCCTCCGAACCTCTCCGGTAAAGCTGAAAACAACAGTGAGGAGGTGAACCTAGGTTTTGATCAATTGGTGGACGATTCTAAAGAATCCGAGGATAGAGAAGATGGCGAGGATGAAAATTATGAGGAACAAGATGAGGATGATGAGATGGCTTTGCCTAGGTCGTTTTTAAGACCTGCGGAATCACCTTCTCCTGGAAGCAATTTTGGTTCTGCTACTTCAAATGATG AAGATAATTTTTTTGGCCCAGTATCTCCCAATTTTATAAGGCCAGGTCGGCTTTCTGATTCAGCAGCGTCCGACGAAAATCACGATATTACTATGGATTCAACAGCTTTTTCCATGCAGTTCCGTAGATTTGTTAGATCAGATTCAGGGATAGACTTGAAGACCCCAACAGAAGTATCATTCGAAGTGAAAACACCAACACAGACCAGTCAGCGTAGTTCCATGGAACTGACAATGGCCGATAAGCCGATTTCTCATTCTTCTATCCCTGTTGCCAATTTTAGTGGCATTAGTGATTCGAGTGACATGAGTCTGATTGGAGAAAACTCGCGAAGATATGATTATGGGAGACTCTCTCCTGATTTAGAAGCTCTTTTAGCAGAAGGCCAAGAGAGATCGCTCACAGTGTCTATTTCAGGAGATATCAGTGTTTCAAAGTCACCAACAAGCAAGAAGATGGGGGTTGGAAGTACAATGACGGATTTAAGTGGAAATGGAGAACAAGAAGCAAATGCAGTTGTTAGTCTTAATATGCAACCTGGACCTTTGTGCCAGAAAATCGACGCAGCTGATGGTTATAAGTTTCTTTCACGTGTTGTTGATGGCGATTCATCACTTAGATCCACTGTTCCAGCCctggataattatgatgatagaGTAAACCAGTCACCAAAGCAGTTAAGTGAT GATTTTTGTGAAAAGAATAAATCTGTCAAGGATGCTTCTGTGTTAGAAAATAGTGAAACCCTATGTAGTAACAATGGTGAGCTCGGTGAATTTTGTGGGTTCCCATGTGGTGGAGAGTCTCCGTTGGTAGATTTAGTGTCCTCTTCACCAGCTACACAAAGACTAATAGTTATGGGTAGTCCTCCACCTGTCAAACATAATTCAACGGCAGTGTCTTTCCTGGAAGATCCCATTTCCTTTTTGAGCAATGAAAAGAGGAGACCTGGGACAAATTCAGCATCCCTCCAGAAGAGCATTTCCAAACTTGAGAGGCTTAAGGCTTCTGCACTCTCTTCTTCCTGTGGTGACAAAATCCCCAATATGGGCGTCAGAGCTTTAGAATTTCCAAAAACTTCTCCCTCGGAGTctatattgaagaaaaagaatattGATACAGGAGTCAAATGTATGGATGCCTCTATGACTTGTACAGAGGAGCAAACTTCAGGTACTTCTATGAAGGAGGAACAAAGAAAAACGTTTACCCCTGATGGTAGTAGGAGTAAGGCTCTTTCAATTAGTGAAGATGTTATTCGATGTGAACAATCTTTTGGTCCAGAAAAGCAGGGGAAATCTCTCAATCAGCTTGATGCTGGTATTCTCCCTATGGATCAACTGTTGAAGCCTGCAGACCCCTTGTCTTCATCAAGGTTTTCGTGGTCAGGGCAGACAAATGACATGGTTATGCCAAATGAACTCAGGCAAAAGATATCACTCATTTCTAGGACTGATTCCCCATTGGTTGATTATGTAGCGCGGGAGGAAGTGATTGCTATTGCTCAAAAATTGTTTTTTTCTCCAGAAAAATCCTTGCAGTCAAAGTGGGCTGGACATCAGTCTAGCCCCTTTAAAGAATCAAAGTTGCATGATGAACATCCAAAGAGCTTTGACCCAGAAAAAAATGTGTCTCCAATAAGTCAatcgacagatggaccatctgctACTGCAACACCTGGAAACTGGTATTGTTCATCCACATTAACTGAAGAACAGTCTGGTTCACCAGTTGTAAAAGGCAGCAAAGAGTTGAAGCAACCAGACAGGACACATAGCATAGAAGCTAAGCTCCTTGATCAATCTAATGAACTGGGAAGCTCTGAGGACTCGAGAATCTCCAGGGATGGGAGCTGTCATCTATCGTTGGCATTATTAGATGGGAATATTCAGTGTGAAACAGGCCTCCCTATACTTGAAATTGATCCtcaagagcaaaataagtcttcttTTGCTTGTGCTGCTTCCTCCTCTATACAGAATGTAGAGTCGTTGGTAGTTGAAAAG GCTCCTGTAAAAATGTCTTCACGAAGTCCAACAGCAAAGGGGCTCCACTCGCTGTCACAATCTAATTTTATAGGCGAAGTGAGGCAATCTCCTACATCCAATCAATCTATTGTAAGATCTAGAAGCTCTTCTGCCCATAAGAGAAGTAGTGAAGAGTTGACTTTTGGAGATATGGAACACACAAATGAAATTATCATGTCTCATAGGAGCCCAAAACTCCAACGAGGGGTTGGTAATTATCCAGGAACTTCAGGAAATCATGATGAAAGTGGAAAAGAAATGCGGAGAGCTCATGATGAAAACAGACAATGGAAAGAC ATTAATTCCAAATTTATGGATAATACAGATGAGTGGATATCTTTGCCTAAAGAAAGGCTATCTATGCCAGCG ATTGAAGTGGTGGAAGACCTTGTCACCCGGATGCAGAAGGCAAAGACATACGATATTTTGCAGAGTCAAATTCTTACTCAG AAAACGTCAGTTTCCAATTTTCTGGAGAAAAG AGCTGTTGAAGCAATAATGTTGTTATGTCAGCTTGTACATGAGAAAGCAAAGTTTCACTTGAGGCATGTGAAGAGGGAAAAACTGCTG GAAAAATGTCGACTGTTGGACTCTGGAATTCAGAAGTCTCAAATGTCTAAGATCAATCATTCACTTCATAATTCTGTAACTGTATCAAGAGGCACCCAGGGTAATGCAATATCTAGTGAGAGCTCATCAGCCTGTGAAAAGGTTCTGCAGGAG GTGCCTCAAAATAAAGTGGTCACTATCAAGGAGGCTTTGGAAATTTCAGAAAGAAAAGTTGCAACTTTGACTAGATCTTTGCATTCTTCGATGAAACTTAAAGGAGAACCAAATTGTGCCGATACTATCATTGCTGTTAAAGAACATCTAATGAGGCGATCGTGTTGTAGATTCCTACGTCAAGATATGCAG atgtGTGTCATTCAGAATGTAAGGAAAGGGAATGGCCATTACAATATCATCCTCAACTATCTTGGTTTGCTGGTTCAAAG TTTGAAGGTGACTGTTGGTCCCGCCCCAAGCATCATCATCTCTAACAATTTGAATGATCTACTAATCACAAAG ATTTTCCCAAATATCAATTCTTGTGCTGCATTGAGATTTGTGTTAAAGGCTGAGTTTTCAAAGAAACTTGGTGCTAGGACTCCAGCGCAAGAAATGCAG GTTACCCGTTCCCTTTTTGGCAACTCGCTTGATGTGGTCGCAGAGGTGCAAAAGGCACAAACAAAGTTTCGTACCTTGGCGGATATTACCTTTTCCATTCCAACTG TTGAGAAACTTGAGTTGCAGCTTCATTTTATGAATTTTACTACTGGAAAGAAGGTGAAACTGACACTGGACGTGTCATGCTTGAATAG AGGGGTCTATCCTTCAGAAGTTGTTCCATCTCAGTTTGCAGCTCTAGCTGTTCCCGCGAAACATTCAGATGATCCACTACTTGATGAAATTAGAAATGCTGTCAAAAGCCTTAGAGATGGATACATGAGGATTATACGGCTATGTGATTGTATTTCGCAGGTGGTTCAAGCCTCGGGTGGATAA